The genomic segment GGCCAGGCAGCTGTCCTTATCCAGATAACTATAGACGATACTCCACTGGATCATTGAATCGATCTGTTCCTCATCAGGATCTTCGATCTGCATCAATCGCTGGTAGACCTTGCTATTCTCATCTTTAGAAAATGCTTGAGACCCTACCTGCAACATGATGAATAGGAATAGAAGAAGAGCGATCGTTTTTCGCATGTCGTGCTAATGCATTAAAATAATCTGTGTTAATGATACCCAACTATCATCGATGAATGCAAATGGAGGAGGTGGAAGATGTGAAAGAACGCAATTCGGAACGAGGTCATAAGTGGGTCATCAGCTGATTGAAATTCGCAGTGGGTCGGTCTGGATAACGAATTTCTGAAGATCAATTCACGCTGAAGTGGACCGGGACGGTGATGGTCATGGCACCCTTGTATTCATCTTCTCCGGAAAGCTGGATCTTCTTCATGCGCTTCATGGCCCGCAGGACCATCTCATCGAAGCTGGGGGCGAGGCCCTTGACGATCTTAGAATCCACGACTTCTCCCGAATCATTCAATACGACTTCAACGAATACGGTCCCCTCGATCCCTGCATCCAGTTGACTTTCGGGATAGATGACTTTCTTGGATACGTACTTGAACAATTGGGAAGTGGCCATTTTGGTATGACGGTTATACAATGCATCCATCTGGGAGGCGAAATCAGTGTAGGTCTCAAGCTTCGTAGTGCTTTCTTCTGTGGGAGC from the Flavobacteriales bacterium genome contains:
- a CDS encoding energy transducer TonB produces the protein MTYSTAQTSLLIGFFILSVSVTAQVEIQDELGYLAPTEESTTKLETYTDFASQMDALYNRHTKMATSQLFKYVSKKVIYPESQLDAGIEGTVFVEVVLNDSGEVVDSKIVKGLAPSFDEMVLRAMKRMKKIQLSGEDEYKGAMTITVPVHFSVN